The genome window GCATATGAACTAGTTCATCATGAACAATCTTCACAACCATTTGACCAGGTTTAATTGATTTAACGATTGCAGTTCCAACAGCTTTCTCACGAACTCTATCGGTAAAAGAACGAACCACATCTAAAGCAACATCAGCCTCCAACAGGGCACGGCGAATTTCACGCAGTGCTGTTGTTATATCCTGATCTGACAAAATGCCACGTCCCGTCAAATTAGATAGAATGGAACCAAGACGTGCTTGCAAAGATTCAAACATTATTTACCTCACTGCTCCATAACAAACAAACCAACATGCCACCCGAGGACGCAACGCGCTGTCGGATGTTGACCTCTGGGATCTTTTTATACCTCAATAGGGGTCCCAGGCGGTGGATCCAAATTAATCTTGTTATTGAGTACTATTTTCTTCAAACAACAAAAACCCTTCTTTGTCAAGATATATCACACAGTGCTTTTCTAGATGAAACCTAAAATAAAAATCACTTATGTCTGTGCAAGAGCGCCATTATTTAATAAGCACAAAATCACCCGTTTCTTGTTCCATACTCCATAACTCACCGTTTGCAATATCAAACCAAGCACCGTGCACTGTCAAAAATCCTTGATCTTTACGTGCCTTTAACCACGGAAATGTTTCCAAATTCTTTAATGAATAACGAATAGAAAAACGTTCCAATGCAGTCTGCTTTTCTAAGAGAGTTATCAATTTATTATTATTGATTACTGCTTCCCTAGCAGGAGCCAAAAGACTTATCCATCGACCAATAAAATCATCTGATGATAAGGATTTGCATGTTTCATTAAGGACCTCACTAATTCCCCCACAGTGCGCATGACCTAAAATAACAACATGCTTAACTTCAAGTAATTGTACCGCAAATTCAATAGCAGCTGATGTTGCATGATATTGATGATCAGGAGAAAAAGGAGGAACTAAATTGGCTATATTACGTAATACAAAAATTTCACCTGGATCCGAATCAAAAATAACCTCTGGTATCGCACGGGAATCACAGCATGCAATCACCAAAGTTTCAGGTTTCTGTCCTTCATTTGCTAACTGCCAATAATGTTCTACTTTATTAGTAAAATGATTCGTTATAAAGGATTGATAACCTTTTAAAAGTTTTTCTGGTAAATGTGCCATATGTATTTACTTTCACTGTAAACTTCAAAAATATGCTCTTACCCCACAAAATAAAATTAATGAAAATATTTTTATCAACCTCATAATATACTTTTTTAAAACAACAAAACTATTTTTACGAAACACTTTTTACAAAGTGGAATAATAATTTTATTATTAACTGCAATAAATAACTATTCACTTAAAAAGGAAGATGTTACAGTGTAGAAAATTGAATAAGGACCTGTTCTTAACTTAAAGAAAAGGTTGCCACAATAAATAAAGGGAGGATGATTGTGTCAACACAAATAGCATTAGACATAACGAGCACTCAAAATAAAATCGAACAAATCCTTTTTGCTCATACAGATAAAGAAGACATTGCTTTATATAAAGAGGATGAGCTTCAAAAAGCTAAAAATGTAGCCCTTGAAGCATTTGATTCCCACCAAACAGGTAAAAGCACAATTTGCTTTGAACACACCTTAACGCGCAATGATAAACCTATAACCGCTATTACATTGGTTAATGATAACAAACCTTTTCTTCTTGATTCTGTTTTGCATGTCTTTAAACAACAAATAAATCACATTTATCTGATCGCCCATCCTGTTATTGAATGCACCTCTGGAAAACGCGTTAGCTTGATGCAGATCCACATTGAAGCATTAAACCAAGAACAAACCAAAAAGCTTAAAGATGAGCTTACCCTAGTCCTTGAACAAGTCAATGCCGCTGTACAAGACTGGAAACCGATGCTTGAAGAAGTCAAGAAGCATATTCATACCTATCAAACAAATCTTCCATCTAGCTACCAAAATGAAGGTGTAAAAGCCATTGAATTTCTTGAATGGCTTATGGATAATAATTTCATTTTCCTTGGAATGCGTACCTATGACTTTACCGAAAGCAAAGAGCCAAAAAAAGCCTTTAAAACCGGTAGTATTGAATTAGGTATCCTTACTGATGCTTCTATTCGCATTATTGGTGATGCAGGTGTAGAAGAACGTCCTAAAGAAGTCTTATCCTTTATGGAAAGCAACAATCTACTTATTGTTACAAAAGCCAATAGCCGCTCAAAAATTCACCGTCCTGTTTGGTTAGATTATATTGGTATTAAGATTTTTGATAAAGAAGGCTCTCTATGTGGAGAATTACGTATTGTTGGGTTGTTTACATCCTCTGCCTATACACACTCTATTCTACAAATTCCTTTTTTAAAAGAAAAAGCTGAGATCATTATTCAACGTCTTGGATATAATCAGGCTGACTATTCTGGAAAAGCACTGATGAGTGTCTTAGAAACCTATCCAAGAGATGAGATGTTTCGCTCTGATGTTGATACATTGACAAAAAATGCTGAGCTTATCATGCAATTGGATGAACGTCCACGCTTAAGAGTAC of Bartonella sp. JB63 contains these proteins:
- a CDS encoding carbonic anhydrase, with protein sequence MAHLPEKLLKGYQSFITNHFTNKVEHYWQLANEGQKPETLVIACCDSRAIPEVIFDSDPGEIFVLRNIANLVPPFSPDHQYHATSAAIEFAVQLLEVKHVVILGHAHCGGISEVLNETCKSLSSDDFIGRWISLLAPAREAVINNNKLITLLEKQTALERFSIRYSLKNLETFPWLKARKDQGFLTVHGAWFDIANGELWSMEQETGDFVLIK